A section of the Aminiphilus circumscriptus DSM 16581 genome encodes:
- a CDS encoding formyltransferase, giving the protein MTEREPRVVVFAYSEVGTRCLETLLRLGAHVVGVFTHEDDPKETIWFRSVAQTAREAGLPVLFGPPTEERVRALRPDLLFSFYYRDMIGESILRLPGLGAFNMHGSLLPKYRGRASINWAVLMGETETGATLHHMVKSADAGDLVDQERVPILFEDTAQDVALKVADAAVTVLERSWPLLAAGRTPRIPQDAALATTFGRRRPEDGHIDWTWEAKRIYNLVRAVTHPFPGAFTFAGGRKLLVWWCFPEEKDPTVPKTLPCGTVLSTAPLRVLAGNGTAVRLERVQWADSTEERPPLSKEDVMDGMTFGERYLRQGDLLGLREDQVDLLSRKEPLFRARGEHGHTGDTDTNRRNGRSHDA; this is encoded by the coding sequence GTGACTGAGCGCGAACCACGGGTCGTGGTCTTCGCCTACAGCGAGGTGGGCACACGCTGCCTCGAAACGCTCCTCCGTCTCGGCGCACACGTGGTGGGGGTCTTCACCCACGAGGACGACCCGAAGGAAACCATCTGGTTCCGCTCCGTGGCGCAGACCGCCCGGGAAGCGGGACTCCCCGTCCTCTTCGGCCCTCCGACGGAGGAACGGGTCCGTGCGCTCCGCCCGGACCTGCTCTTCTCCTTCTACTACCGCGACATGATCGGCGAGAGCATTCTCCGCCTGCCGGGGCTCGGGGCGTTCAACATGCACGGATCCCTGCTGCCGAAGTACCGGGGACGGGCGAGCATCAACTGGGCGGTTCTCATGGGGGAGACGGAAACGGGGGCGACCCTGCACCACATGGTGAAGAGCGCCGACGCGGGAGACCTGGTGGATCAGGAGCGGGTTCCCATTCTCTTCGAGGACACGGCCCAGGATGTGGCCCTCAAGGTGGCCGACGCGGCGGTGACCGTTCTCGAACGATCCTGGCCTCTGCTCGCGGCGGGACGGACACCGCGCATTCCCCAGGACGCCGCTCTCGCCACCACCTTCGGACGCAGGCGACCCGAGGACGGCCACATCGACTGGACCTGGGAGGCAAAACGGATCTACAATCTCGTCCGCGCCGTGACCCATCCCTTTCCGGGGGCCTTCACCTTCGCGGGAGGGCGGAAGCTCCTCGTCTGGTGGTGCTTCCCCGAGGAAAAGGACCCCACCGTCCCCAAGACCCTTCCCTGCGGCACCGTGCTGTCCACGGCACCGCTCCGGGTGCTCGCCGGAAACGGCACGGCAGTGCGTCTCGAACGGGTGCAGTGGGCCGACTCCACCGAAGAAAGGCCCCCGCTTTCGAAGGAGGATGTCATGGATGGAATGACCTTTGGAGAACGGTACCTCCGCCAAGGCGATCTCCTCGGTCTCCGAGAGGACCAGGTCGATCTGCTCTCTCGAAAAGAACCGCTCTTCCGCGCCCGCGGAGAACACGGACACACCGGCGACACGGACACGAACCGACGGAATGGAAGGAGTCACGACGCATGA
- a CDS encoding glycosyltransferase, translated as MTSAHVKVSLVIPVYNEEESLPALFRRLTPVLEGLGRSCEVLFVNDGSRDRSLAFLLAYRDRHPAIVRVVDFNGNFGQHMAILAGFEKSRGEFVITMDADLQNPPEEIPRLVALLEAGHDVVGTYRVDRQDPLFRKVASRMVNGITNRITGLGLRDYGCMLRGYARRIVDYINSCPETTTFIPALAKKFAVNPAEIPVDHAERNAGTSKYGLYRLIRLNFDLMTGFSLVPLQAVTLLGVLVSIPSFLLVLLLLARRLLLGPEAEGVFTLLAINFFLMGITMLSVGIAGEYVGRIYQEVRRRPRFVIRTVYEGEPGGTPPLVPWQDETPEKEPLACVVGGEETRRD; from the coding sequence ATGACCAGCGCGCACGTTAAAGTCTCCCTCGTCATCCCCGTGTACAACGAGGAGGAATCACTCCCGGCGCTTTTCCGGCGCCTCACCCCCGTCCTCGAAGGGCTGGGGCGCTCCTGCGAGGTGCTCTTCGTCAACGACGGCAGCCGAGACCGCTCCCTGGCGTTTCTCCTCGCCTACCGGGACAGACATCCCGCAATCGTTCGGGTGGTGGATTTCAACGGCAACTTCGGCCAGCACATGGCCATTCTCGCCGGATTCGAGAAGAGCCGGGGCGAATTCGTGATCACCATGGACGCGGACCTGCAAAACCCTCCCGAGGAGATTCCCCGCCTGGTGGCGCTCCTTGAAGCGGGGCACGACGTGGTGGGTACCTATCGCGTGGACCGACAGGACCCCCTCTTCCGCAAAGTTGCCTCCCGCATGGTGAACGGCATCACCAATCGCATCACCGGACTGGGGCTTCGGGATTACGGCTGCATGCTCCGGGGATATGCGCGGCGCATCGTGGACTACATCAACTCCTGTCCGGAGACGACGACTTTCATTCCCGCCCTGGCGAAGAAATTCGCCGTCAATCCCGCGGAAATACCCGTGGATCACGCGGAGCGCAACGCCGGGACCTCCAAATACGGCCTCTACCGCCTCATTCGGCTGAACTTCGATCTCATGACGGGGTTCTCTCTGGTTCCACTTCAGGCCGTGACGCTTTTGGGCGTGCTTGTCTCCATTCCCAGCTTCCTCCTCGTGCTCCTCCTGCTGGCGCGACGTCTCCTCCTCGGCCCCGAGGCGGAGGGCGTGTTCACCCTCCTGGCGATCAACTTCTTTCTCATGGGCATCACCATGCTCTCCGTGGGCATCGCCGGCGAATACGTGGGACGCATCTACCAGGAAGTGCGGCGGAGACCACGCTTCGTCATCCGAACCGTCTACGAGGGAGAACCGGGCGGCACGCCGCCTCTGGTGCCATGGCAGGACGAAACGCCGGAAAAGGAGCCCCTCGCCTGCGTTGTCGGCGGAGAGGAGACACGCCGTGACTGA
- a CDS encoding glycosyltransferase family 39 protein yields MERSLRTGILCLLLLLVGVLYFSFLGSHGLLEPDEGRYSEIPREMLESGDWVTPRLNYVKYFEKPVLHYWLTALSFKLFGENAFAARFVPALLALAGVAATALFGATCFGGRAGFLSGIILGTSLVYFAMAHINIIDMTLTFFLTVALFSYYLGITRNRGWLLVFYTAAGLATLSKGLVGFLLPGIVIFCWIAYTRRWILLWESLSLSGILLFLLVTVPWFTLVSLRNPEFPYFFFIHEHFVRYTTTVHNRFEPWWFFIPILLIGLLPWTGFALTGASDAILGTKERGEDQEVGAYLLIWFLVIFLFFSFSKSKLVPYILPVFPPLALLAARSLDIWSYLGSSRALRFGLFCTSLFTLPFAAALVAYPFFQDRFPAQELLRLGVPLATTMVLGTLFGWFFWYRRRYHSLLAVLCLCALLQGMAFKPLFRFYGTILSAKELADIIQTERRPGDLVADVGEYHQGLPFYLKERILLVDYLGELEFGYRQENQTTWFLDRETFRGIWEGENRVLMVLPETRYERLLQEGFPPGRILGKAMRNQLVVLNRADGAQ; encoded by the coding sequence ATGGAACGCAGTCTGCGCACAGGTATCCTCTGCCTTCTTCTGCTTCTCGTCGGCGTGCTCTATTTTTCCTTTCTGGGAAGCCACGGTCTCCTCGAACCCGACGAAGGCCGCTATTCGGAGATCCCCCGGGAGATGCTCGAGTCGGGGGACTGGGTCACGCCACGTCTGAACTACGTGAAGTACTTCGAGAAGCCGGTGCTCCACTACTGGCTGACCGCCCTCTCCTTCAAACTCTTCGGGGAGAACGCCTTCGCCGCCCGTTTCGTCCCGGCCCTTCTCGCTCTCGCCGGGGTGGCCGCAACGGCCCTCTTTGGCGCCACCTGCTTCGGAGGACGGGCGGGGTTTCTCTCGGGGATCATCCTCGGCACCTCCCTCGTCTATTTCGCCATGGCGCACATCAACATCATCGACATGACGCTCACCTTCTTCCTCACCGTGGCCCTGTTCAGCTACTACCTGGGCATCACCCGGAACCGGGGATGGCTGCTCGTCTTCTACACCGCCGCCGGTCTCGCGACCCTCTCCAAGGGGCTCGTCGGCTTTCTTCTCCCCGGAATCGTCATCTTCTGCTGGATCGCCTACACGCGGAGGTGGATCCTTCTCTGGGAGAGCCTCAGCCTGTCGGGCATCCTTCTCTTTCTGCTCGTCACCGTTCCCTGGTTCACCCTGGTAAGCCTCCGCAATCCCGAATTCCCTTACTTCTTCTTCATCCACGAGCACTTCGTGCGCTACACCACCACCGTGCACAACCGATTCGAACCCTGGTGGTTCTTCATCCCCATTCTGCTCATAGGGCTCCTTCCCTGGACGGGCTTTGCCCTCACCGGCGCGAGCGACGCCATCCTCGGAACGAAAGAACGGGGTGAGGACCAGGAGGTGGGCGCCTATTTGCTCATCTGGTTTCTGGTGATCTTTCTCTTCTTCTCCTTCTCCAAGTCGAAGCTGGTCCCCTACATTCTTCCCGTCTTTCCGCCCCTGGCGCTTCTGGCGGCACGGAGCCTCGACATCTGGAGCTACCTCGGTTCCAGCAGGGCGCTTCGCTTCGGGCTCTTCTGCACATCCCTCTTCACGCTTCCCTTTGCGGCGGCTCTCGTGGCCTATCCGTTCTTCCAGGACCGCTTCCCCGCACAGGAATTGCTTCGTCTCGGCGTTCCCTTGGCAACAACGATGGTCCTTGGAACGCTCTTCGGTTGGTTTTTCTGGTACCGCCGCCGCTACCATTCTCTTCTCGCGGTGCTCTGTCTCTGTGCGCTGCTCCAGGGGATGGCTTTCAAACCCCTCTTCCGCTTCTACGGAACCATCCTCTCCGCGAAAGAGCTGGCGGACATCATCCAAACCGAACGAAGACCCGGCGATCTCGTCGCCGATGTCGGGGAATACCACCAGGGACTCCCCTTCTACCTGAAGGAACGGATTCTCCTGGTGGACTATCTGGGGGAACTCGAATTCGGCTACCGCCAGGAGAACCAGACCACCTGGTTTCTCGACCGGGAAACCTTCCGCGGCATCTGGGAAGGAGAGAACCGCGTGCTCATGGTCCTTCCCGAGACCCGGTACGAAAGGCTGCTCCAGGAAGGCTTTCCGCCGGGCAGAATCCTGGGGAAAGCCATGCGGAACCAGCTCGTCGTTCTGAACAGGGCCGACGGAGCCCAGTGA
- a CDS encoding queuosine precursor transporter, with translation MTNELLWGVTLVCNFGGISLAYRLWGKTGLYCWVAMAAILANVQVMKTVSLFGMVATLGNIIYGTSFLATDILSENHGKAAARQAVAIGFFSLIFTTGAMNLALLYIPHESDFAQGPMQALFSVMPRVALASLAAYGISQYHDVWAYDFWRKRFPHVRHIWIRNNCSTLVSQLLDTAVFVSIAFAGIYSWPVLAQIFCSTYVLKLLVALADTPFVYLARRWKDRGVAGGPAETLQQG, from the coding sequence ATGACGAACGAACTGCTCTGGGGTGTGACATTGGTGTGCAATTTCGGAGGAATCAGCCTTGCCTACCGGCTGTGGGGCAAGACGGGGCTCTACTGTTGGGTGGCCATGGCGGCCATTCTCGCTAACGTGCAGGTCATGAAGACCGTCTCCCTCTTCGGCATGGTGGCGACCCTGGGAAACATCATCTACGGAACATCCTTCCTCGCCACGGACATCCTCTCGGAAAATCACGGCAAGGCCGCAGCACGGCAGGCCGTGGCCATCGGCTTCTTCTCCCTCATCTTCACCACCGGGGCGATGAACCTCGCCCTGCTCTACATTCCCCACGAGAGCGATTTCGCTCAGGGACCCATGCAGGCACTTTTCTCCGTCATGCCCCGCGTCGCCCTGGCGAGCCTCGCCGCCTACGGCATCTCCCAGTACCACGACGTCTGGGCCTACGACTTCTGGAGAAAACGTTTTCCCCACGTGCGCCACATCTGGATCCGCAACAACTGCAGCACGCTGGTCTCCCAGCTCCTCGACACGGCGGTCTTCGTCTCCATCGCCTTCGCCGGAATCTATTCCTGGCCGGTGCTGGCCCAGATCTTCTGCAGCACCTACGTTCTGAAGCTCCTCGTGGCCCTCGCCGACACCCCCTTCGTCTACCTGGCCAGGAGATGGAAGGACCGGGGCGTCGCGGGCGGACCGGCCGAAACACTGCAGCAGGGGTGA
- a CDS encoding LemA family protein, whose translation MIALGILAAVALGAGLWFMGAYNRLVRGRNLVEEAWSGIDVQLKRRHDLIPNLVETVKGYATHEKQIFEDVARMRSASISASGVAEKATAENGLTGALRQLFAVAEAYPDLKANQNFLQLQENLNTVESELQMARRYYNGAVRNQNILVESFPSNLVANMFAFQKATFFEIEDAQERAVPKVQF comes from the coding sequence ATGATCGCACTGGGCATTCTCGCGGCGGTGGCCCTGGGAGCGGGCCTGTGGTTCATGGGAGCCTACAACCGTCTCGTTCGGGGAAGAAATCTCGTGGAGGAGGCCTGGAGCGGCATCGACGTGCAGCTCAAACGGCGCCACGATCTCATTCCCAACCTCGTGGAGACCGTCAAGGGGTACGCGACTCACGAGAAGCAGATCTTCGAGGATGTGGCGCGCATGCGCTCCGCCTCCATCTCCGCCTCGGGCGTCGCGGAAAAGGCGACGGCGGAGAACGGACTCACCGGAGCATTGCGTCAGCTTTTCGCCGTGGCCGAGGCCTATCCGGACCTGAAGGCGAACCAGAACTTCCTCCAGCTCCAGGAAAACCTCAACACCGTGGAAAGCGAACTCCAGATGGCCCGGCGCTACTACAACGGGGCCGTTCGGAACCAGAACATTCTCGTGGAATCCTTTCCGTCGAATCTGGTGGCGAACATGTTCGCCTTTCAGAAAGCCACGTTCTTCGAGATCGAGGACGCCCAGGAGCGGGCCGTTCCTAAGGTTCAGTTCTAG
- a CDS encoding DUF2207 family protein — protein MRRIRDVRTESPTENTGAARTRPQRKHRGCAMSISTRGDLFFRKESDAKETVRKCAVTWLGTAQHERPQGQGKRRLRLFQPLLFLLVLLFLFCPLLQNGLERPAWGKEQIVEYKSDLTVEPNGELVVVETITVDAEGDRIRRGIFRDIPTLYHPKESRPYTIPLAVTGVRRNGRDEPWFTENISGGLRIYAGARDALLPPGRHTYEIAYRTSRQLGFFPTHDELYWNVTGNGWEFLILRASAEVHLPSGAEVLSLDAWTGYRGSQEQDFVGKKEGNRASFTTTRPLRLKEGFTIAVAWPKGYVTPPWSGTFFLRDYGMDAALVLTLLLLLLFWSVVWWKRGRDPKPGILVPRFSPPQGFSPASVRFLHRLGYDSKVFACVLLSLASKRLLRIEREGRFYRISRMRPSTAEPDTQENSPEATSSDGELLDGTRSASEREKSTSAPIEQANKIWEEERRLLHSLFRETETLLLHPDNAAVISAAAAGLRESLQKRHEGRNFVTNTGWFVAGIVLAVALLILFSLAAFLGGVTHDMILFGLLGTAWCVGSAIFWLARLRPFRNTLRLFRSCGGCRTFVSVLFAGVVALGVLLLFLGGFFFTALNVSFVAAFAALGLAAAILLFRRLLPARTDKGRKRQDEIEGFALYLETAEEERLKLLHPPERTPELFEALLPYALALDLEVAWSAKFADLLRKATEEGTYVPLWHDGTTIWMKEDFTRSISSFGDSLASTLTVSSIPPGSSSGFSGGNSGGGSSGGGGGGGGGGGW, from the coding sequence ATGCGACGCATACGGGATGTCCGCACTGAAAGCCCGACGGAGAACACCGGAGCAGCACGAACACGCCCACAGCGAAAGCACAGGGGGTGCGCCATGAGCATAAGCACGAGGGGCGACCTTTTCTTCCGGAAAGAAAGCGACGCGAAGGAGACAGTGCGGAAATGCGCTGTCACCTGGCTTGGAACAGCGCAACACGAGAGACCACAGGGACAGGGAAAACGTCGCCTCAGGCTTTTTCAGCCTCTTTTATTTCTTCTCGTCCTTCTCTTTTTGTTTTGCCCTCTTCTTCAAAATGGCCTAGAGCGGCCCGCCTGGGGCAAAGAGCAAATTGTCGAGTACAAAAGTGACCTCACGGTGGAGCCGAACGGCGAACTCGTCGTGGTGGAGACCATCACCGTCGACGCCGAAGGCGACCGTATCCGTCGGGGCATTTTTCGGGACATTCCCACCCTTTACCACCCAAAAGAAAGCCGCCCCTACACGATCCCCCTCGCGGTGACGGGAGTCCGGCGGAACGGGCGAGACGAACCTTGGTTTACCGAGAACATCTCCGGAGGACTCCGCATCTACGCAGGAGCGCGAGACGCTCTTTTGCCACCGGGCCGACACACCTACGAGATCGCCTACAGAACGTCACGACAGCTCGGATTTTTCCCCACCCACGACGAGTTGTATTGGAACGTCACGGGAAACGGATGGGAGTTTCTGATCCTCCGGGCTTCCGCGGAGGTGCATCTTCCTTCAGGAGCCGAAGTGTTGTCCCTCGACGCCTGGACGGGATATCGGGGATCCCAGGAACAGGACTTCGTGGGGAAAAAGGAAGGAAATAGGGCATCCTTTACGACAACCCGCCCACTCCGTCTCAAGGAGGGGTTCACCATTGCCGTGGCCTGGCCGAAGGGATATGTCACGCCTCCCTGGAGCGGCACGTTCTTTCTCCGCGATTACGGAATGGACGCGGCCCTCGTCCTCACCTTGCTCCTGCTCCTCCTCTTCTGGAGCGTTGTCTGGTGGAAACGGGGCCGGGACCCAAAGCCGGGGATTCTCGTGCCGCGCTTTTCTCCACCCCAAGGGTTCTCTCCGGCGTCAGTGCGCTTTTTGCATCGTCTCGGCTACGATTCCAAGGTTTTCGCGTGCGTTCTCCTCTCCCTCGCCTCCAAACGTCTGCTCCGCATCGAGCGAGAGGGGCGTTTCTACCGGATTTCCCGGATGCGCCCTTCCACGGCGGAGCCAGACACACAGGAGAACTCCCCGGAGGCAACCTCCTCCGACGGAGAACTTTTGGACGGGACAAGGAGCGCGTCCGAAAGGGAGAAGAGCACATCCGCGCCCATCGAGCAAGCGAACAAGATCTGGGAGGAAGAGCGACGTCTCCTGCATTCGCTCTTCCGGGAAACGGAGACGCTCCTCCTGCATCCGGACAACGCGGCCGTCATTTCCGCCGCTGCCGCCGGACTGAGGGAGTCCCTGCAAAAACGCCACGAGGGGCGGAACTTCGTCACCAACACGGGGTGGTTCGTCGCGGGCATCGTCCTGGCGGTGGCACTCCTGATTCTCTTCTCTCTGGCGGCATTTCTGGGGGGCGTCACCCATGACATGATTCTCTTCGGGCTTTTGGGAACAGCGTGGTGTGTCGGATCGGCGATCTTCTGGCTCGCCCGCCTCCGGCCTTTCCGAAACACTCTACGCCTCTTCCGTTCCTGCGGCGGATGCCGCACCTTCGTTTCCGTGCTGTTCGCGGGAGTCGTTGCCCTTGGCGTACTGTTGCTCTTTCTGGGAGGATTCTTTTTCACGGCACTGAACGTTTCCTTTGTCGCGGCATTTGCCGCACTCGGCCTCGCCGCCGCGATCCTCCTCTTCCGGAGACTGCTTCCGGCCCGCACGGACAAAGGGCGAAAGCGGCAGGACGAGATCGAGGGATTCGCCCTCTATCTGGAGACCGCCGAGGAGGAGCGGCTGAAGCTGCTCCATCCACCGGAGCGCACGCCGGAACTTTTCGAGGCGCTGCTCCCCTATGCATTGGCCCTCGACCTCGAGGTGGCCTGGTCGGCAAAATTCGCAGACTTGTTACGCAAAGCCACCGAGGAGGGAACCTACGTTCCGCTGTGGCACGACGGCACCACAATCTGGATGAAGGAGGATTTCACCCGAAGTATCTCTTCCTTCGGCGACTCCCTTGCCTCCACGCTCACCGTCTCCTCCATTCCTCCCGGGTCATCCTCGGGTTTCTCCGGAGGAAATTCCGGAGGCGGTTCCTCCGGCGGCGGCGGTGGTGGCGGTGGCGGTGGCGGCTGGTAA
- the cobT gene encoding nicotinate mononucleotide-dependent phosphoribosyltransferase CobT, whose protein sequence is MRASRTGEERESKTSLVGESVPLRYNRETRHPICAKEEKIMFILVIGGSDVCKIPGLSAAGANPQVVPFTAPADADMLRWGHPRIVDVVPVDPQGHPTPAVITRASILEAGIPHLTLRAGSYLPPACPHLDLCVEPGRNPAEETAVAQGRALFEEARTLAEVFAEMREPLVIGESVPGGTTTAYMVLRALGIDGMVSSASPNNPVSLKESLCAQAFRRMGREPGAFRGKGLDAAVAFGDPMQIAVAGIVAGLPEEHEVVLAGGTQMLAVAAILRNLGVTRPLLVATTKYVAQDPAADFSALAAAAAVEVYAAPLDFSRSAYQGLRDYEKGFVKEGVGAGGSVWYAERRGVSVKRVVARVEALYAEMMARKS, encoded by the coding sequence ATGCGTGCGAGCCGTACCGGCGAAGAGAGAGAAAGCAAAACATCCCTTGTTGGCGAATCCGTTCCGCTTCGCTACAATCGTGAAACCCGTCACCCCATTTGCGCCAAGGAGGAAAAAATCATGTTCATTCTCGTCATCGGCGGTTCCGACGTCTGCAAGATCCCCGGCCTTTCCGCGGCGGGAGCGAATCCTCAGGTCGTCCCCTTCACGGCCCCTGCGGATGCGGACATGCTCCGATGGGGACATCCCCGCATCGTGGACGTGGTTCCCGTCGATCCCCAGGGACATCCCACACCGGCCGTCATCACCCGGGCGTCCATTCTGGAGGCGGGCATCCCCCATCTCACACTCCGTGCCGGATCGTATCTGCCTCCCGCCTGTCCCCATCTCGACCTCTGTGTGGAGCCCGGCAGGAACCCCGCGGAGGAAACCGCCGTTGCCCAGGGAAGAGCGCTCTTCGAAGAGGCCCGAACGCTGGCGGAGGTCTTCGCGGAAATGCGGGAGCCGCTGGTCATCGGGGAATCCGTTCCGGGAGGCACCACCACGGCCTACATGGTGCTGCGCGCTCTCGGAATCGACGGCATGGTCTCCTCCGCGTCGCCGAACAATCCCGTGAGCCTCAAAGAGTCGCTCTGCGCCCAGGCTTTCCGCCGGATGGGAAGAGAGCCCGGGGCGTTTCGCGGAAAAGGGCTCGACGCGGCGGTGGCCTTCGGCGATCCCATGCAGATCGCCGTGGCGGGGATCGTGGCGGGACTTCCGGAGGAGCACGAGGTGGTCCTCGCCGGAGGAACCCAGATGCTCGCCGTGGCGGCCATTTTACGCAATCTGGGCGTGACCCGGCCTCTCCTGGTTGCCACCACGAAATACGTGGCGCAGGATCCCGCCGCGGATTTTTCCGCCCTTGCGGCGGCGGCGGCGGTGGAGGTCTACGCGGCACCCCTCGATTTCTCCAGGAGTGCCTACCAGGGGCTCCGGGATTATGAGAAGGGCTTCGTCAAGGAAGGAGTCGGCGCTGGAGGAAGCGTGTGGTACGCAGAGCGGCGGGGCGTCTCCGTGAAGCGCGTCGTCGCGAGGGTTGAGGCGTTGTACGCGGAGATGATGGCCCGTAAAAGCTGA